The following coding sequences are from one Vulpes vulpes isolate BD-2025 chromosome 12, VulVul3, whole genome shotgun sequence window:
- the LOC112910290 gene encoding zinc finger protein with KRAB and SCAN domains 4-like produces MARESKCSAALDAHAAEERPGLLTGVLTVKVEEEDGSYPAAAAGAPCSPAPGTERSRRRFRSFRYPEAEGPREALTRLRELCRRWLRPETRSKEQILELLVLEQFLTILPEELQAWVREQHPESGDEVVVLLEYLQRQLDERGPQIPGGVEGQLLCCKVAALTPAQRPRNTQLQPMKALLKHESLGSQASPDRVLQVPGLGPGGRGRGDTVVAARLPPEPQGLLKTEDMALAFSSVWTQLDSSRGSFHRDERQENCGGPTPLGEDTLAEITDLPPGEERPGREPGEIPCPLGEDVSRIPACAEAGEQEGRLPRKQKNATGNRRHYCHECGKSFAQSSGLTKHRRIHTGEKPYECEDCGKTFIGSSALVIHQRVHTGEKPYECEECGKVFSHSSNLIKHQRTHTGEKPYECEDCGKTFSQSCSLLEHHKIHTGEKPYQCSLCGKAFRRNSHLLRHRRIHADKNVQDPERGETWEYQGRGEGQWENNKAPVSYKCTECERSFTQNRSLLEHHKIHTGEKPFQCDTCGKGFTRTSYLVQHQRSHVGKKVPSQ; encoded by the exons ATGGCCAGAGAGTCGAAGTGCAGCGCCGCCTTGGACGCCCACGCTGCAGAGGAGCGACCAGGGCTCCTGACCGGCGTCCTGACGgtgaaggtggaggaggaggacggCTCCTACCCGGCCGCAGCGGCGGGCgcgccctgcagccctgcccccgGCACCGAACGCTCCCGCCGGCGCTTCCGGAGCTTCCGCTACCCCGAAGCCGAGGGGCCCCGCGAGGCCCTCACCCGGCTCCGGGAGCTGTGCCGACGCTGGCTGCGCCCCGAGACCCGCAGCAAGGAGCAGatcctggagctgctggtgctggagcagtTCCTGACCATCCTGCCTGAGGAGCTCCAGGCCTGGGTGCGGGAGCAGCACCCGGAGAGCGGGGACGAGGTGGTGGTGCTCCTGGAGTATCTGCAGAGGCAGCTGGACGAGCGGGGGCCGCAG ATCCCAGGTGGTGTTGAGGGGCAACTACTCTGTTGTAAGGTGGCAGCGTTGACACCAGCTCAGAGGCCACGGAATACCCAGTTGCAGCCAATGAAGGCTTTGCTCAAGCATGAATCTCTGGGATCCCAGGCCTCACCAGACAGAG TTCTCCAGGTTCCTGGGCTTGGCCCAGGAGGGCGTGGCAGAGGAGACACAGTGGTGGCTGCCAGGctgcccccagagccccag GGCTTGCTGAAAACTGAAGATATGGCCCTGGCTTTCTCCTCTGTGTGGACACAGCTGGATTCATCTCGGGGCAGCTTCCACAGAGATGAGAGGCAGGAGAACTGTGGCGGCCCGACTCCCCTGG GTGAGGACACACTGGCTGAGATCACGGACCTGCCCCCAGGGGAGGAACGTCCAGGACGAGAGCCTGGGGAAATACCCTGCCCCCTGGGTGAAGACGTCTCCCGCATTCCTGCCTGTGCAGAAGCTGGTGAACAGGAGGGCCGGTTAccaagaaagcagaaaaatgccACAGGAAATAGGCGGCACTATTGCCATGAATGTGGAAAGAGTTTTGCTCAGAGTTCAGGCCTGACTAAACATAGGAGAATCCACACTGGGGAGAAACCCTACGAATGTGAAGACTGTGGCAAGACCTTCATTGGGAGCTCTGCCCTGGTCATCCATCAGAGGGTCCACACCGGGGAGAAACCGTATGAGTGTGAGGAATGTGGCAAGGTCTTTAGTCACAGCTCAAACCTTATCAAACACCAGAGAACCCACACTGGGGAAAAGCCCTATGAGTGTGAGGACTGTGGCAAGACGTTCAGCCAGAGCTGCAGCCTCCTTGAACATCACAAAATCCACACAGGGGAGAAGCCATACCAGTGTAGCCTGTGTGGCAAGGCTTTTAGGCGGAACTCACACCTCCTGAGACACCGGAGGATCCATGCTGACAAAAACGTGCAGGATCCTGAGCGTGGAGAGACCTGGGAGTatcaggggaggggggaaggccaGTGGGAAAATAACAAGGCTCCCGTGTCTTATAAGTGTACCGAGTGTGAGAGAAGTTTCACTCAGAATAGAAGCCTTCTCGAACACCACAAAATCCACACTGGTGAGAAACCCTTTCAGTGTGACACGTGTGGAAAAGGCTTCACACGAACTTCTTACCTTGTTCAACATCAGAGAAGCCACGTTGGGAAAAAAGTTCCATCACAGTGA